CTCCCCCGTGATCGAGACGTCCGCCGCACCCGGCGTGTAGAGAACCTCGTTCTCCGCGGCGAAGTCGTTGATCGCCAGCGCCGCCGAACTCGAGATGCAGCCGGTGATGAACCGTGCCTCGTCGGACTGGACCGCCTCCTGGGCTCGCTGTGTCGCTGTCGCCGGATCGAGCTGCGTGTCGTACTCGCTGTACTCGATCTCGAACTCGTACTCGTCGCTCTCGTTGATCTGCTGGATCGCGAGTTCGGTCCCCCGGTGTCGCTCTTTGGCGAGATCGCTGAACTCACCCGTGAACGGCTCGAGGACGCCGAACTGGACCGTCTCGAATTCCCCGTCACCATCGTCTATCTCGTTCGGATCTCCCACACAGCCGGCCAGACCGGTCAGTCCGGCAACGCCCCCTGCCGTGACGGCTCTGAGAATGTGCCGTCTACTCCCACGGTGTTTGCCATCTCTACTCATAGACTCAGTTGAGTACAGTAGATCATAAAAACCGATACCCCTATATGGGGGTTTTATATTATAATTCGCCACGGCGCTGATACTGTTGAATGGAGAAACCGCCGCTATTCGGCCTTTGTGCGGCCGTTTCATCGGACCGAGAACGATCACTAAAAAACGAGTTGTCGATTCGGTGATCGTCACTCGGCGTTCGCTCCCGGTCGTGCTGTCGTCTCTCTCCTCGGGCCGCAGTCGCAGGGGTGCTTCGCAGCGGCGGTCGAGGGTACTGTATTCACCCCGGAAATTATGGTGATCGGACACGGTCGACACAGTATGTATCGAGTACTGGTCGCGCTCGACACCGACAGGAGCCGGGCGATGGCACAGGCAGCCATGGTGAAGTCGCTTCCGGCCGCAACCGAAGCGGTGTCGGCGATTCTCGCCCACGTGTTCCAGGAGAATCCGGAGGGACAATCGACACCGCAACTCGAGGGTGTCCGCCACGCGGCGGACGCGTTCGACGAGGGCGGCGTCGATTACGAGTACTACGAAACGAGCGGCGATCCGGCGAGCGAAATCATCCGGGCCGCCGACGAACGGGACGTCGATCTGATCTGTCTCTCGGGTCGCAAGCGGACGCCGACGGGGAAAGTCATCTTCGGCAGCGTGACCCAATCCGTCATTCTCGGTACCGACAGACCGGTCGTCACCGTCAGCCCCGAGCAGTAGTCGCCGCTTGCGGTTCTCCCGCGACGTTCACCGGACTGCTTTCAACCGGTAGCAGTCGACCGGCTCCGGAAAGGTCACGAGGCCCTCGTGCTGGACGTCGACACCGAAAACGAACGCGCGATCCACGTTGACCGGCGAACGGACTTCGAGACGGTCGAACCGCGCGGTAGCGACCTCCGGATGCGACTCCCGTTCGACGAGCCGATCGCCGAGGCGGTCCAGCTACCGCCGTCCGAGATTCCATCGAGCGCGGGCGGTCGTGAGCCCCATTATTTTTGGTGTATGAATTCGGAGTGAGGTATGAGGATGAGTTACAATCAGATCGAGGAAGCCCCTCGAGACGAACTCCGCGAGCTCCAGACCGAACGACTCCGCGAGACGGTGCGAGCCGCCTACGAGAACGTCGAGTACTACCGGGAAGCGCTCGACGAGGTGGGGGTCTCGCCGGACGACATTCGATCGCTCGAGGACGTCGAGAAACTGCCGTTCACGACGAAGGAGGACTTCCGCGCCGAGTACCCCGACGGCCTCTTCGCCGTCGACGACGACCAGATCGTCCGCATTCACGCGTCCTCCGGGACCACCGGGAAGCCCAAGATCGTCTCCTACACGCAGGGAGACATCGACGTGTGGAGCGAGGTCGTCGCCCGCTCGCTGGTCGCCGCCGGAACCGAACCCGGGGACACCGTCCAGAACGGCTACGGCTACGGCCTCTTTACGGGTGGACTCGGGCTTCACTACGGGATCGAAGAGATGGGTGCGACGGTCATCCCGATCGGCGGCGGACAGACCCAGCGACAGGTCGAACTCCTCGAGGACCTCGAGAGCGACGTCCTGAGCTGTACGCCCTCGTACTCGCTGTACCTCGCGGAGACCGCCCAGGAGATGGGCGTCGACCTCCGCGAGCTTCCGGTGTCGACGGTGCTTTTCGGCGCGGAGCCGTGTACGGACCCGATGCGCGAGGAGATCGAGGAACGACTCGGCGTGACCGGGATCGACATCTACGGGCTCTCGGAGATCATCGGTCCGGGCGTCTCGAACGAGTGCCACGAGGCACAGGACGGCCTGCACATCTGGGAAGATCACTTCTATCCCGAGGTCGTCGATCCCCAGACCGGCGACCCCCTGCCCGAGGGCGAAGAGGGAGAACTCGTGTTGACGACGCTGACCAAGGAGGCCCTGCCGGTCCTGCGCTACCGGACGGGAGACCTCACGTCGCTCACCTCCGAGACGTGCGAGTGCGGTCGAACGATGGTCCGGATGGACAACGTGACCGGTCGCGCCGACGACCTGCTCATCGTTCGCGGCGTCAACCTCTATCCCAGCGAGATCGAGGACGTCGTCCTCGAGTTCGACGCGGTCGCCCCCTACTACCGGATCGACCTCTCCCGGGAGGACGAACTGGATCGGATGGAGCTCACGATCGAGCGCGAGGAGGAGTTCGGTGGCGACCTCGAGGCCCTGCGAGATCGAGTTCTCACGCGACTCTCGAACGTGCTCTCGTTCACGCCGGACGAACTGACGATCGCCGACCCCGGCGGCATCGAGCGAACCGAGGTCGGGAAAGTCAAACGAGTGTACGATCACCGGTAGCGGGCGATCACCGTTCGAGGTGGAGACCGGAGTTCGGTTCGCGGCAGCGAGACGGCCGACGGTGTACCGATCAGTGACCGCTGTGGCTCGGCGGATCGACGTGCCGTCGTTCCCCGTGCCCGCTCCCGATTTCCGAAGTAAATTATTTATGCTGCGATTTTGATGACTACCCCATGGCATACAGTTACGAGCCGCACTACTTCGAGGACTTCGAGGAGGGCCAGACCTTCGAGAGCGTCGGCCGAACGGTGACCGAGGCCGACTTCGTCGTGCACTCGGCGCTCTCCGGCGACTGGACGGAACTGCACACGAACAAGGAGTACGCGGAGGACGGCCCCTTCGGCGAGCGGATCGCCCACGGGCCGATGACGTTCGTCCAGGCGACGGGCTTCGTCTATCGCACCGGGATCGTCGAGCGGACCGCGTTCGCGTTCCTCGGGATGAACTACATGGACCTGCCGAACCCCGTCCACATCGGCGACACGCTCTCGCTCGACATCGAGGTCACCGAAACGAAGGACATCGGGAGCCGCGACGACGCGGGGCTGGTCGTTCTCGACACCGAAATGACCAACCAGGACGACACCGTCGTCTTCCAGGGCGACATGAAGTTCCTCATCAAGACGAAAGAGTAGCCGGTCGGTCCCGCCGCGTTCACTCGGTCGTCTTCTCGTCGATTTTGTGTCCCCAGTACCCCGGGTGTTGCTCGACGACGAGATCGTTCTCGATCGTCACCTGACACGAGAGCCGGAGTCCGGCGTCCGGACGGTGCGGCGGCAGCGTGAGACGGCGGCGTTCCTTGCTCGTCGGTTCGTCGACTTCTCCCTCGACGATTTCCACGGCACAGGTCCCGCACATCGCGTTTCCGCGGCAGTTCATCAACCGCGCCTTTCCGTTGTGGGGAGGGAGGCCGGCGTCCAGAAGCGTCCGACGGAGGTTGTCACCGGTGTCGGCCTCGATCGTTTCGCCCTCGAATTCGACCGTTGGCATGCGTGATACTAGCACGACGACGTACAAATACCTCCGACCTATTCGGTTCGGCGTAGTTCTAAGTGGGAACGCGGTCCATCTCCGCTATGCAGACGCGTACCGAGGACTCCGTCCTGTATCTCACGTTCGACAGACCCGGCGCTCGAAACGCGTTTACCGAAGACGTTGCCCGCGACCTCGCGCACGAACTCGAGGAACTCGATCCGTCGGCGCTCGACGCGGTAGTCCTCACCGGAGCGGGCGATGCGTTCAGCGCCGGGGGTGACATCGAGGCGATGGCCGAGCGCGACGAGACGGCGGCGGAGGCCTACGACCGCGTCCGCGCGACGCTCGGCCTGGTCGCCGAACGGATCCTGACCGCTCCGGTCCCGGTCGTCGCGAAGGTCAACGGCGACGCGGTCGGGGCCGGCCTCTCGGTGGTCGCCGCCGCGGACTTCGCCTACGCCGCGGACTCCGCCCGGTTCGGCGCGTCGTTCATCAACGTCGGACTCGTGCCGGATCTGGGCGGGACGGTGACGCTCCCTCGACTCGTCGGCCTGCGGACGGCGAAGGAACTGGTGTTCACCGGCCGACTCGTCGACGCCGCGGAAGCCGAGGCCCTCGACCTCGTCAACGAGACGGTCCCCGACGAGGGTCTCGACGCGCGAGTCGCCGACCTCCTCGAGACGCTCGCATCCAAACCGACCGCAAACGTCGACCTGGCGAAGCGGGCGATCCACGAGAACCTCGGTCAGTCGTGGCGCGACGGCCTCGAGCGGGAAGCGCACTTCCAGTCGCTGGCGTACGGAACGCCGGCCCACACTGAGGGTGTCGATGCCTTCCTGGAAGGACGGTCGCCGAAGTTCGACTGACGTTTGGATCGCGCTCTCTCGAGACGAATCGCTTCGAGACTAGATCGGATGTGACATCTGACTGTTTTCTAGTCCTATAAGAATACGTATAATAGCTGGGCGGCAAGTGTCTTTCACCAAATAACCGCTTCTACGCGTTCTGCTAGCTGACCACGGCGAATTGGAGAGTAACTCGAAGACCGGTTCGAATAGAAGATGGAATCCCAGAGCCTGCAGATAACGGTTTATCGGCTCGTCTGTATCCGTA
This DNA window, taken from Natronococcus sp. CG52, encodes the following:
- a CDS encoding universal stress protein, producing the protein MYRVLVALDTDRSRAMAQAAMVKSLPAATEAVSAILAHVFQENPEGQSTPQLEGVRHAADAFDEGGVDYEYYETSGDPASEIIRAADERDVDLICLSGRKRTPTGKVIFGSVTQSVILGTDRPVVTVSPEQ
- the paaK gene encoding phenylacetate--CoA ligase PaaK, with the translated sequence MSYNQIEEAPRDELRELQTERLRETVRAAYENVEYYREALDEVGVSPDDIRSLEDVEKLPFTTKEDFRAEYPDGLFAVDDDQIVRIHASSGTTGKPKIVSYTQGDIDVWSEVVARSLVAAGTEPGDTVQNGYGYGLFTGGLGLHYGIEEMGATVIPIGGGQTQRQVELLEDLESDVLSCTPSYSLYLAETAQEMGVDLRELPVSTVLFGAEPCTDPMREEIEERLGVTGIDIYGLSEIIGPGVSNECHEAQDGLHIWEDHFYPEVVDPQTGDPLPEGEEGELVLTTLTKEALPVLRYRTGDLTSLTSETCECGRTMVRMDNVTGRADDLLIVRGVNLYPSEIEDVVLEFDAVAPYYRIDLSREDELDRMELTIEREEEFGGDLEALRDRVLTRLSNVLSFTPDELTIADPGGIERTEVGKVKRVYDHR
- a CDS encoding MaoC family dehydratase — encoded protein: MAYSYEPHYFEDFEEGQTFESVGRTVTEADFVVHSALSGDWTELHTNKEYAEDGPFGERIAHGPMTFVQATGFVYRTGIVERTAFAFLGMNYMDLPNPVHIGDTLSLDIEVTETKDIGSRDDAGLVVLDTEMTNQDDTVVFQGDMKFLIKTKE
- a CDS encoding 2Fe-2S iron-sulfur cluster-binding protein, with product MPTVEFEGETIEADTGDNLRRTLLDAGLPPHNGKARLMNCRGNAMCGTCAVEIVEGEVDEPTSKERRRLTLPPHRPDAGLRLSCQVTIENDLVVEQHPGYWGHKIDEKTTE
- a CDS encoding enoyl-CoA hydratase/isomerase family protein codes for the protein MQTRTEDSVLYLTFDRPGARNAFTEDVARDLAHELEELDPSALDAVVLTGAGDAFSAGGDIEAMAERDETAAEAYDRVRATLGLVAERILTAPVPVVAKVNGDAVGAGLSVVAAADFAYAADSARFGASFINVGLVPDLGGTVTLPRLVGLRTAKELVFTGRLVDAAEAEALDLVNETVPDEGLDARVADLLETLASKPTANVDLAKRAIHENLGQSWRDGLEREAHFQSLAYGTPAHTEGVDAFLEGRSPKFD